CTCGCCTCCCCACAGCGTGTGATCCCAGTCGCCGCCCAATACCCAGGCACCTTTGGGCAGCGTGGCCGCGTATGCCTTGATCCGCCTAACGAACTCCGCCGGCGTCTTCGCATCGCGCAGCTGCACCGACGCGAGCGCAAACCCGCCGTCCAGAAAATGCACGTGCGCATCGATGAATCCCGGCACCAGCATCGCGCCGTGCGCGTCGATGATGCGCGCGCTGCCGGCCATCTTCCGGATCTCGGCGCTCGAGCCCACCGCCGCGATCGTGTCCCCGCTCACCGCGATCGCGTCGGCCCACGGACGCGCGGCATCGCCCGTCCACACGCGCGCGTTCACCACGGCCATCGTCATCGGCGACGATGTTGTGGGATGCGATGCGGTCACGAGCAGCGAGAGAAGAGCGAGTGCAACGAACGGCGCGCGCACTCAGCGACGCTCCATGGCGTCGCGAATGTCCAACAGAATCTCGAAGTACAGCTGTTCGCGCCGGTAGGCAAAATCCAGCGTCGACATCTGCGTTTGATCGGCGCTCGACTTCGCGCGTTCGAACGCCTCGCGGTACATCTCGTCGAGGTTGGACAGGATGCGATCGCGCGAACGGGACATACGGATTGCCTCGAGGGCTCGAAGGATGAGACGGGGCGGCTCGATCTCGGCCGGCGGCTTGATGCTCGCTTCGGCTCGTGCGAGAAGGAATCGCTTGGCCGCACCCATGAGAGCACGGCGTGGAGGAATGGGTTCGAACGACACAGGAGTTCAGGTCTCACACACTATAGCCGATCGCGAGGCTCTCGCCAATGCTCGAGCTCGCCTCACGCAGGCGTGTTCAGCAGCCGTACCGCGTCGCGCGCGATCACACCTTCTTCGTCGGTCGGGATGGAGTATACCGCCACGCGCGAATCGTCAGTGCTCAGGCGAGCCGGCGCGCCGACACACGAACTGTTGCACGCCGGATCCAGTCGGATGCCGAGCCATTCCATCCCATCGAGGATGCGCGTTCGCACCACCGGCGAGTTTTCGCCGATTCCACCGGTGAACACGACCGCCGCGGCGCCGCCCAACGCGGCGAGATACGCGCCCACGTATTTGCGCGCACGATACGCGAACATCTCGATGGCCAACCGGGCGTGCTCGTCGTCGCGCTCGACCGCCAACAACTCGCGCATGTCCGCCGTCGAGCGCGACACGCCGAGCAGGCCCGACCGGGTATTGAGCCACTGCTCTACCGTCGTCGCGCTGACGTGGTCGTGTTGGGCGAGAAACGCCACGATGGCCGGATCGAGGTCGCCGCTGCGTGTGCTCATCATCAGGCCTTCGAGCGGCGTGAAGCCCATGCTCGTGTCCGCCGACCGACCGTCGCGGATGGCGGCCGCCGAGCATCCGCTGCCGAGGTGTAGTACGATGAGTGTCGCGTGCTCGGACGGCGTGTCGGTGAGGTGGCAGTACCGCGCGAGCACGCTCTGGTACGACAGGCCGTGAAAGCCGTAGCGACGAATGCCGCACCGCTCGGCCATGGCGCCGGGAATCGCGTACTGCGATGCGACCGGCGGCAGGTCGCGATGAAACGTCGTGTCGAACGACGCGGTCATCGGCACGGCGTCGCCTAACGCAGCGCGCGCGGCGCGCACCCCGGCGACGCACGGTCCGTTGTGCAGCGGCGCGAGCTCCTCGAGCTCGGTGAGCGAGTCGATGACGGCCCGGTCGATGACCGTCGCCTCGCGGTAC
This Gemmatimonadaceae bacterium DNA region includes the following protein-coding sequences:
- a CDS encoding amidohydrolase family protein → MRAPFVALALLSLLVTASHPTTSSPMTMAVVNARVWTGDAARPWADAIAVSGDTIAAVGSSAEIRKMAGSARIIDAHGAMLVPGFIDAHVHFLDGGFALASVQLRDAKTPAEFVRRIKAYAATLPKGAWVLGGDWDHTLWGGELPRRDWIDSVTPDHPVWVGRLDGHMGLANSAALRAAGV
- a CDS encoding acetate/propionate family kinase, whose translation is MLALNCGSSSVKLQLVDAEPGAGDHAPLAVLARGALHNVSSPNATWSVDAGDRRVEGELHLRDHSVAARELLARFRDAYGGAIDAVGHRIVHGGARYREATVIDRAVIDSLTELEELAPLHNGPCVAGVRAARAALGDAVPMTASFDTTFHRDLPPVASQYAIPGAMAERCGIRRYGFHGLSYQSVLARYCHLTDTPSEHATLIVLHLGSGCSAAAIRDGRSADTSMGFTPLEGLMMSTRSGDLDPAIVAFLAQHDHVSATTVEQWLNTRSGLLGVSRSTADMRELLAVERDDEHARLAIEMFAYRARKYVGAYLAALGGAAAVVFTGGIGENSPVVRTRILDGMEWLGIRLDPACNSSCVGAPARLSTDDSRVAVYSIPTDEEGVIARDAVRLLNTPA